The Halorussus salinus genome contains a region encoding:
- a CDS encoding S26 family signal peptidase, which yields MGVQRILLRSVEIVVVVLIVGLFAGPLLGQPIVLGYVETGSMQPTLEPGDGFVAIPAQLSGPIESGDVVTFHARKLHDGSLTTHRVVGRTAEGFVTRGDNNLFTDQQAGEPPVRRSQIVAVALQVNGRVVVVPNLGMIADGTQSALSSVQETVTEFFGLESSLGMRGLAYLLFALSAIGYILDAWLDGTTRRRDRNTTRNSGYSALLILLALAVIIVSVAAASMLLTSGPQSVPFDSVDPSSPSEGGIPAGANETVTLNLSNAGYVPVVAFVESRSGGLTVQDHHVSIGPNSQRGVRVTLSAPDKPGRYYRTMVVHRYLAILPVSVIRILYVAHPLLPVVVINGLLGGTVAILGITLVGRGRVRFDQQRNGLPLVTALRRWVRWLYW from the coding sequence ATGGGCGTCCAACGGATACTACTCCGCAGCGTCGAAATCGTCGTCGTGGTCCTCATCGTCGGTCTATTCGCTGGCCCATTACTTGGACAACCAATCGTCCTAGGCTATGTCGAGACCGGTAGCATGCAGCCAACGCTGGAGCCCGGCGACGGCTTCGTCGCGATTCCGGCGCAACTCAGTGGTCCCATCGAATCCGGTGACGTCGTGACGTTTCACGCGCGGAAACTCCACGACGGCAGTCTGACGACCCACCGCGTTGTTGGTCGTACAGCCGAAGGATTCGTTACTCGGGGTGATAACAATCTTTTCACCGACCAGCAGGCGGGCGAACCGCCAGTTCGTCGGTCCCAGATTGTCGCCGTGGCACTGCAGGTAAACGGTCGGGTCGTCGTCGTGCCGAATCTCGGTATGATCGCCGACGGTACTCAGAGCGCACTCTCGTCCGTTCAAGAGACGGTGACAGAGTTTTTCGGACTGGAGTCCTCGCTTGGCATGCGGGGACTGGCGTACCTTCTCTTCGCGCTCTCAGCGATTGGCTACATTCTGGACGCGTGGCTAGACGGTACTACTAGACGCCGCGACCGCAACACAACCCGAAACTCCGGATATAGTGCACTACTAATACTCCTTGCACTTGCGGTGATTATCGTTTCAGTCGCCGCCGCGAGCATGCTTCTGACAAGTGGTCCCCAGTCGGTCCCCTTTGACAGCGTTGACCCATCAAGTCCTAGTGAGGGAGGCATTCCAGCAGGTGCAAATGAGACCGTTACGCTAAACCTCTCGAACGCCGGGTACGTGCCGGTTGTCGCGTTCGTCGAATCCAGAAGCGGCGGGCTCACAGTACAGGACCATCATGTCTCCATCGGGCCCAACAGCCAGAGGGGGGTTCGCGTGACGCTGAGTGCTCCGGACAAACCGGGCCGATACTATCGAACGATGGTGGTTCATCGGTATCTGGCGATTCTTCCTGTAAGCGTCATCCGAATCCTGTACGTGGCTCACCCGCTCCTCCCGGTTGTGGTCATCAACGGACTCCTCGGCGGGACGGTTGCTATCCTTGGAATTACGCTGGTCGGACGGGGTCGGGTACGGTTTGACCAGCAACGCAATGGACTTCCACTGGTAACGGCCCTCCGGCGGTGGGTCCGATGGTTGTATTGGTGA
- a CDS encoding IS6 family transposase: MELEFVEREATPEPLIKLSIHLHAAGLSLSDTVSVLERFGVERCRSTVHNWVQKADLQPTDGKNPNHVAVGETVIQLNDQRYWLYAAVDPETNEFPHVKLYPTRTIVVTKQFLTELQEKHRVADAMFLVDGAPWLKAALFELHLRFQHETHGNRNSVERVFKELKRRTNQFANHFRHATHRSAENWLQTLAFAWNQLI; encoded by the coding sequence ATCGAGTTAGAGTTTGTGGAGCGAGAAGCGACACCGGAGCCGCTGATAAAGCTCAGTATCCACCTTCATGCGGCCGGATTATCACTCTCGGATACTGTTTCTGTCTTGGAGAGGTTCGGTGTCGAACGGTGTCGCTCGACCGTCCATAATTGGGTGCAGAAAGCCGATCTACAGCCGACCGATGGTAAAAACCCGAATCACGTTGCGGTCGGTGAAACCGTGATTCAACTCAACGACCAGCGCTACTGGCTGTACGCCGCCGTCGACCCTGAAACCAACGAATTCCCCCACGTGAAGCTCTATCCGACACGAACTATCGTTGTGACCAAGCAGTTTCTAACCGAGTTGCAAGAGAAACATCGCGTCGCCGACGCGATGTTTCTCGTCGATGGCGCACCGTGGCTCAAAGCCGCGCTCTTCGAGTTACACCTCCGATTTCAGCATGAAACACATGGAAATCGGAATAGCGTCGAACGTGTCTTCAAAGAATTAAAACGCCGCACCAACCAGTTCGCTAATCATTTCCGCCACGCCACGCATCGCTCCGCTGAAAACTGGTTGCAAACCCTCGCCTTCGCGTGGAATCAGCTAATCTGA